In Petrotoga sibirica DSM 13575, the following proteins share a genomic window:
- a CDS encoding DegT/DnrJ/EryC1/StrS family aminotransferase, with protein MFVPLSGADITDFEKKTIMDVLNSERLALGPYLEKFQEIIKEYADTKYALAVNSGTSALHLILKALDFQQNQKMIVTPFTFISSANVALFEKGIPVFVDIDPHTYNLSIKNLKEFIGKDYRDEVTTFMGVDIFGVPLEWDEILKILPDKIKIIEDSCEALGGEYKGRKLGTFGKAGTYAFYPNKQITTGEGGVIVTDDEEIFELCKSMSNQGRGKSGEWLVSERLGYNYRMDEMSAALGFAQMKRIEEISSKRKEKAMNYFDLFKSEERVVLPFIPQEVTSQSWFVFVLRLNLDWVSELIHIPTWVRNFDLPMKIEGEQNRKEWKELVNKIRKVLRTFLKKLGEKGVESKNYFYPVHLQPFYRKMFGYEEGDYPVTELISSLTFAIPFFSNISLEEQNYVYQIITDSLTEMKNETFD; from the coding sequence ATGTTTGTCCCATTATCAGGTGCAGATATTACTGACTTTGAAAAAAAAACTATTATGGATGTTTTAAATTCTGAAAGACTTGCTCTGGGACCTTACTTAGAAAAATTCCAAGAAATAATAAAAGAGTACGCTGATACAAAATATGCTCTTGCTGTGAATAGTGGGACATCAGCCTTACATTTGATTTTAAAGGCTTTGGATTTTCAACAAAATCAAAAAATGATCGTAACGCCTTTCACTTTTATTTCTTCGGCTAATGTAGCTTTGTTTGAGAAAGGAATACCGGTCTTTGTTGACATAGATCCTCATACTTACAACTTATCTATCAAAAATTTAAAAGAATTCATAGGCAAAGATTACAGAGATGAGGTTACAACTTTTATGGGTGTAGATATTTTTGGAGTTCCCTTAGAGTGGGATGAGATACTTAAGATTCTTCCAGATAAAATAAAAATAATTGAAGATTCTTGTGAAGCACTAGGAGGAGAATATAAGGGGCGTAAATTAGGAACTTTTGGAAAAGCTGGTACATATGCTTTTTATCCAAATAAGCAGATAACCACCGGTGAAGGCGGAGTTATAGTTACTGATGATGAAGAAATATTTGAGTTATGTAAGTCCATGTCTAACCAAGGTAGAGGCAAAAGCGGTGAATGGCTAGTAAGCGAGAGACTCGGATACAATTACCGCATGGATGAGATGTCTGCCGCACTTGGTTTTGCTCAAATGAAACGGATAGAAGAAATAAGTTCTAAAAGAAAAGAGAAAGCTATGAATTATTTTGATTTGTTTAAAAGTGAAGAAAGAGTAGTTTTACCTTTCATTCCGCAAGAAGTTACTTCTCAAAGTTGGTTTGTATTCGTTTTGAGATTGAACTTAGATTGGGTATCAGAGTTAATTCATATACCTACATGGGTTAGAAATTTTGATCTACCTATGAAAATTGAAGGGGAACAAAATAGAAAAGAATGGAAAGAATTAGTAAATAAGATAAGAAAAGTCTTACGAACCTTCTTAAAAAAATTGGGTGAAAAGGGTGTTGAATCTAAAAATTACTTTTATCCTGTCCACTTACAACCTTTTTATAGAAAAATGTTTGGTTATGAAGAAGGAGATTACCCAGTCACAGAGCTCATCTCATCTTTAACTTTTGCGATCCCATTTTTCTCCAATATCAGTCTTGAAGAACAGAATTATGTATATCAAATAATAACAGATAGCTTAACGGAGATGAAAAATGAAACATTTGACTAA